Proteins encoded by one window of Ralstonia sp. RRA:
- a CDS encoding ATP-binding protein, with protein MKFILHPTSRPLDARAARSGHYTRPARPSGPTERVPDPGPFSGSGLNVAPAIRPSAWLVAIGAAVVGTLGRLMLESAAGIRLPFYLAFPVVTIAAWYGGFWPGIAAITTYALLYAGLVELQAVPPINLTPVQLSVFAAGALLICLLCEQLRRARAGAERRARAETLQRVSQQRLLAALQASPISLYDVDNTMHFTWVHNPVFGLQPEQLMGRTVREVFGRRAAARLTEAGQRVIASGMPTRVEFAFRRRHTQRVVYDVVVMPLRDDTGEIVGLTNAVIDISEHRQAEARRAQLLEAESRAREEAERASRLKDDFLATVSHELRTPLNAVLGWAQLLNMRAYDETMFKRGLAAIERSARTQVHLIDDLLDMSAILSGKVPLEIGEVDLADVLERARETIEPMARQKQISIDTEYLPVPMLQGDAGRLKQVFWNLLANAVKFTPEGGHVRLSVHPAPEGVVATVRDTGIGIEPAFLPHIFDRFQQADLSNTRRHGGLGLGLSIAKQLVELHHGRITAASSGANHGTTMAVTLPLHAAQPDEQQGRVPGFVSGTSAPALDGMRVLAVDDNPESLGVIALMLERYGAEVVTVSNGPAALDALEQAAADYPFDALVSDLAMPGMDGMQLVRAVRAKGMIDLPAIAVTAFADPIRLKAAKEAGYQSVITKPIFPGELGHVLAANVRRKTGPETLA; from the coding sequence GTGAAGTTCATCCTGCACCCTACCTCTCGCCCGCTGGACGCACGCGCTGCGCGCTCCGGGCACTACACGCGTCCCGCACGCCCCTCCGGGCCAACTGAGCGCGTGCCCGATCCCGGGCCATTCAGCGGCAGCGGCCTGAACGTCGCACCGGCCATTCGGCCATCCGCCTGGTTGGTGGCGATCGGCGCAGCCGTGGTCGGCACGCTCGGGCGGCTGATGCTGGAGTCGGCTGCAGGCATTCGCCTGCCGTTCTATCTGGCGTTTCCGGTCGTGACGATTGCCGCCTGGTACGGCGGCTTCTGGCCGGGCATCGCTGCCATTACCACGTACGCGCTGCTGTATGCTGGCTTGGTTGAGCTGCAAGCGGTGCCGCCCATCAACCTCACGCCCGTGCAGTTGAGCGTGTTTGCTGCGGGCGCGCTGCTGATCTGCCTGCTGTGCGAACAGTTGCGTCGGGCGCGCGCCGGTGCCGAACGCCGCGCCCGCGCTGAAACGCTGCAGCGCGTGTCGCAACAGCGCCTGCTGGCAGCATTGCAGGCCTCGCCCATCTCGCTCTATGACGTCGATAACACGATGCACTTCACCTGGGTGCACAACCCCGTGTTCGGCCTGCAACCTGAGCAACTGATGGGACGCACCGTGCGTGAGGTGTTCGGCCGCCGTGCCGCCGCACGCCTGACGGAAGCCGGCCAACGCGTGATTGCCAGCGGCATGCCCACGCGGGTGGAATTCGCCTTCCGGCGTCGGCACACCCAGCGCGTGGTCTACGACGTGGTGGTCATGCCCCTGCGTGATGACACGGGCGAGATCGTCGGCCTGACCAATGCCGTGATCGACATCAGCGAACACCGCCAGGCCGAAGCCCGCCGCGCGCAGTTGCTTGAAGCCGAATCGCGCGCCCGTGAAGAGGCCGAACGCGCCAGCCGCCTGAAGGACGACTTCCTCGCCACCGTCAGCCACGAACTGCGCACGCCGCTCAATGCCGTGCTGGGCTGGGCCCAGTTGCTGAATATGCGCGCCTACGACGAGACCATGTTCAAGCGTGGCCTGGCCGCCATCGAGCGCAGCGCCCGCACGCAAGTTCACCTGATCGACGACTTGCTCGACATGTCGGCCATCCTGTCGGGCAAGGTGCCGCTGGAGATTGGAGAAGTCGATCTGGCCGACGTGCTGGAGCGCGCCCGCGAAACCATCGAGCCGATGGCGCGCCAGAAACAGATCAGCATCGACACGGAATACCTGCCCGTGCCCATGCTGCAAGGCGATGCGGGGCGCCTGAAACAGGTGTTCTGGAACCTGCTGGCCAACGCCGTGAAGTTCACGCCCGAGGGTGGGCACGTCCGGTTATCGGTACACCCGGCACCAGAAGGCGTGGTGGCGACGGTGCGCGATACCGGCATCGGCATTGAGCCCGCCTTCCTGCCGCATATCTTTGATCGCTTCCAGCAGGCAGACCTGTCCAACACGCGGCGCCATGGCGGCCTGGGGCTGGGGCTGTCGATCGCCAAGCAACTGGTCGAACTGCATCATGGGCGCATTACCGCGGCCAGCAGCGGGGCCAATCACGGCACCACGATGGCGGTCACGCTGCCGCTGCACGCCGCGCAGCCAGATGAGCAGCAGGGCCGCGTGCCCGGCTTCGTTTCCGGCACGTCGGCTCCTGCGCTGGACGGCATGCGTGTGCTGGCCGTGGACGACAACCCGGAATCGCTCGGCGTGATTGCGCTGATGCTCGAGCGCTACGGCGCCGAGGTCGTTACCGTGTCCAACGGGCCCGCTGCACTCGACGCGTTGGAGCAAGCCGCAGCAGACTACCCGTTCGATGCGCTGGTCAGCGACCTGGCCATGCCCGGCATGGATGGCATGCAGCTTGTGCGTGCAGTGCGCGCGAAAGGCATGATCGACCTGCCCGCCATTGCCGTCACCGCATTTGCCGACCCGATCCGATTGAAAGCGGCCAAGGAGGCCGGCTACCAATCCGTCATCACCAAGCCGATCTTCCCCGGTGAGCTGGGCCACGTGCTGGCCGCCAACGTGCGTCGCAAGACCGGTCCAGAAACACTGGCCTGA
- a CDS encoding MFS transporter, translating to MSGDAGLSSSSAPAASAIVLSHAPFSYPAFRLFWFTRLSTTFAYQMFGVAVGWQIYDLTRSAYVLGLVGLAQFLPSVVLVLASGHIADRYDRRRVVRACQAIEALVAMTLAIMAFHGHAGVQSIFLCVVVIGAMRAFETPTLQALLPSLVPPQALPRAVALSSSAGQTGVILGPALGGLLYVAGAPVVYATAAGLFLLAHVLLAFVRMERVVPVSTPVSLQSLFAGIAFIKGRPVVLGAISLDLFAVLLGGATALLPIYARDILGTQAWGLGLLRSAPAVGALGMAIFLAHRPLERRVGKVMFASVAVFGLATLVFGVSRWLPLSMLALVVLGAADMISVVIRTSLVQLDTPDAMRGRVSAVNSVFVGASNQLGEFESGMLAGLLGPVPSVVMGAMGTLLVVAIWMRLFPDLTHRDRLREPHPPHPTPPSSGG from the coding sequence GTGTCTGGCGACGCCGGCCTTTCCTCGTCTTCCGCGCCTGCTGCTTCAGCGATAGTGCTGTCGCACGCGCCCTTCTCCTACCCGGCCTTCCGGCTGTTCTGGTTCACCAGGCTGTCCACCACCTTCGCCTACCAGATGTTTGGTGTGGCAGTGGGCTGGCAGATCTACGATCTCACGCGCAGCGCCTACGTGCTCGGGCTGGTAGGCCTTGCCCAATTCCTGCCTTCGGTGGTGCTGGTATTGGCCTCGGGCCATATCGCCGATCGCTACGACCGGCGCCGCGTAGTGCGTGCATGCCAGGCCATCGAGGCACTGGTGGCCATGACGCTGGCGATCATGGCATTCCACGGCCACGCCGGCGTGCAGTCGATCTTCCTGTGCGTGGTGGTGATCGGCGCGATGCGCGCCTTCGAGACGCCGACGCTGCAGGCGCTGCTGCCATCGCTGGTGCCGCCGCAGGCGCTGCCACGCGCCGTGGCGTTGTCCAGTTCGGCCGGGCAGACCGGCGTCATCCTCGGGCCGGCGCTGGGTGGCCTCCTCTATGTGGCCGGCGCACCGGTGGTGTATGCCACGGCAGCCGGACTCTTTCTGCTTGCGCATGTTCTGCTGGCGTTTGTGCGCATGGAGCGCGTGGTGCCGGTCAGCACACCGGTGAGCCTGCAGTCGCTGTTCGCGGGTATCGCTTTCATCAAAGGGCGGCCGGTGGTGCTGGGCGCCATCTCGCTCGACCTGTTTGCCGTGCTGCTGGGCGGCGCAACGGCGCTGCTGCCGATCTATGCGCGCGACATCCTGGGCACCCAGGCGTGGGGGTTGGGGCTGCTGCGCTCTGCACCAGCTGTGGGCGCGCTTGGGATGGCGATCTTTCTTGCGCATCGGCCGCTGGAGCGGCGCGTGGGCAAGGTGATGTTTGCTTCCGTCGCCGTCTTTGGGCTGGCAACGCTGGTGTTCGGGGTTTCGCGCTGGCTGCCGCTGTCGATGCTGGCGCTGGTGGTGCTGGGCGCGGCAGACATGATCAGCGTGGTCATCCGGACCTCGCTGGTGCAACTCGATACGCCAGATGCGATGCGCGGGCGCGTAAGTGCAGTCAACTCGGTCTTTGTGGGTGCATCCAACCAGTTGGGCGAGTTCGAGTCGGGCATGCTGGCCGGGCTGCTGGGGCCGGTGCCCTCGGTGGTGATGGGCGCGATGGGCACGCTGCTGGTGGTGGCGATCTGGATGCGCCTGTTTCCGGATCTGACGCATCGAGACCGCCTGCGCGAGCCCCATCCGCCACACCCAACACCCCCCTCGTCAGGGGGATAA
- a CDS encoding dodecin: MGSHTYKMIELVGSSPESSDAAIRNAVARAGETLKYLDWFEVLETRGHLVDGKIAHWQVTIKVGMRLESLESEKPAGKKKGK, from the coding sequence ATGGGTTCCCATACCTACAAGATGATCGAATTGGTGGGTTCTTCACCGGAGTCGAGCGACGCGGCCATCCGCAATGCCGTCGCCCGGGCCGGCGAGACGCTGAAGTACCTGGACTGGTTTGAAGTGCTTGAGACGCGCGGCCACCTGGTGGATGGCAAGATCGCTCACTGGCAGGTGACGATCAAGGTGGGGATGCGGCTGGAGAGCCTTGAGAGCGAAAAGCCTGCCGGCAAGAAGAAAGGCAAGTAG
- the acpA gene encoding acid phosphatase, giving the protein MSRAFRLLPLTALVAASMSACGGSDSNSSASTQSTSGVVTGSYFEHAKVCIDANNNGKCDSGEASTYTDANGAYTLSGTGAITVEVGTDAFRNDPATGAHNAITQPLVFRAPAGAAGVISAISTELAALMDSNGGDINAAKTALAARLGVTIDKLLEDHNKESDANTKAALQAEIDQAIALIADAVATGGDINKGIRDGVAKRMALNNNVQTIVVIYAENRGFDNLYGLFPGANGIPGVNPTSTGSFVAQKDFDGSVLPSLPPTWGGLTAAGQTVTLPQASTTGWANKPFQIDNPNGINGTSTVVGQNVITRDLVHRFYNNQMQINGGKNDMFAAYSDAGGLSLGYYDGSQMSMWNIAKQYTLADNFFQGAFGGSFLNHQYLICACAPIYPNAKTSVASGNISQVTVNANGIPVLNPGTNNPTSALSGAPVYAKDSTLTADDGSGVFYAVNTMQPPYQPSGNGVASGNAAYADPTKASTMPAQSQQTNIGDLLTAKGVNWAWYAGAWNAAIADAPNATRSVIYSGTIQFQPHHQPFNYFTRFDPATTTGTTERAAHLKDYDAAFLQDAAAGKLPAVTFYKPQGNLNQHPGYASVTDGDAHIANVIAQLQKSPQWKNMVIVVTYDENGGFYDHATVPKADRWGPGTRIPAIIVSPFAKKGFVDHTQYDTASVLRLITHRFALPTLPGLKQRDAALVSNGNKPMGDLTNALDFSQSQ; this is encoded by the coding sequence ATGAGCCGAGCATTCCGTCTTCTGCCGCTGACCGCGCTGGTCGCGGCCAGCATGTCCGCCTGTGGCGGCAGTGACTCGAACAGCAGCGCCTCCACCCAGTCCACTTCGGGCGTGGTGACCGGCAGCTACTTCGAGCATGCCAAGGTCTGCATCGATGCCAACAACAACGGCAAGTGCGATTCGGGTGAAGCCAGCACCTATACCGATGCCAACGGCGCGTACACGCTGAGCGGCACGGGCGCCATCACGGTGGAAGTCGGCACGGATGCTTTCCGCAATGACCCGGCTACGGGCGCCCACAATGCCATCACGCAACCGCTGGTGTTCCGCGCACCGGCCGGCGCTGCTGGCGTGATCAGCGCAATCTCGACGGAACTGGCTGCCCTGATGGACAGCAACGGCGGCGACATCAATGCTGCCAAGACGGCCCTGGCCGCACGCCTGGGCGTGACGATCGACAAGCTGCTGGAAGACCACAACAAGGAAAGCGACGCCAACACCAAGGCGGCCCTGCAGGCTGAAATCGATCAGGCCATCGCGCTGATCGCCGATGCCGTGGCCACCGGCGGCGACATCAACAAGGGCATCCGCGACGGCGTTGCCAAGCGCATGGCGCTGAACAACAACGTGCAGACCATCGTCGTGATCTACGCGGAAAACCGCGGTTTCGACAACCTGTACGGCCTGTTCCCGGGCGCCAACGGCATCCCCGGCGTGAACCCGACCTCCACCGGCTCGTTCGTCGCGCAAAAGGACTTCGACGGCTCCGTGCTGCCGAGCCTGCCGCCGACCTGGGGTGGCCTGACCGCCGCCGGCCAGACCGTGACGCTGCCGCAAGCCAGCACCACTGGCTGGGCCAATAAGCCCTTCCAGATCGACAATCCGAACGGCATCAACGGCACGAGCACGGTTGTTGGGCAGAACGTCATCACGCGTGACCTGGTTCACCGCTTCTACAACAACCAGATGCAGATCAACGGCGGCAAGAACGACATGTTCGCTGCCTACTCCGACGCGGGCGGCCTGTCGCTGGGCTACTACGACGGCAGCCAGATGTCGATGTGGAACATTGCCAAGCAATACACGCTGGCCGACAACTTCTTCCAGGGCGCCTTTGGCGGTTCGTTCCTGAACCACCAGTACCTGATCTGCGCCTGCGCACCGATCTACCCGAACGCAAAGACCTCGGTTGCCAGCGGCAACATCTCGCAAGTCACCGTCAACGCAAACGGCATCCCCGTGCTCAACCCGGGCACGAACAACCCGACCTCGGCCCTGTCGGGTGCCCCGGTCTATGCCAAGGACAGCACGCTCACGGCCGACGATGGCTCGGGCGTGTTCTACGCGGTCAACACGATGCAGCCGCCGTATCAGCCGTCGGGCAACGGCGTGGCCAGCGGCAACGCTGCCTATGCGGACCCGACCAAGGCATCGACCATGCCGGCGCAATCGCAACAGACCAACATTGGTGACCTGCTGACCGCCAAGGGCGTGAACTGGGCCTGGTACGCCGGCGCCTGGAACGCGGCCATCGCCGACGCCCCGAACGCCACGCGCAGCGTGATCTACAGCGGCACGATCCAGTTCCAGCCGCACCACCAGCCGTTCAACTACTTCACGCGCTTCGACCCGGCCACCACCACCGGTACCACCGAGCGTGCGGCCCACCTGAAGGATTACGACGCAGCGTTCCTGCAAGATGCAGCCGCAGGCAAGCTGCCGGCCGTGACGTTCTACAAGCCGCAAGGCAACCTGAACCAGCACCCTGGCTACGCCAGCGTGACGGACGGTGACGCCCACATCGCCAACGTGATCGCCCAACTGCAGAAGAGCCCGCAGTGGAAGAACATGGTGATCGTCGTGACGTATGACGAAAACGGTGGCTTCTACGACCACGCCACGGTGCCGAAGGCTGACCGCTGGGGCCCGGGCACGCGTATCCCGGCGATCATCGTCTCGCCGTTCGCCAAGAAGGGTTTCGTTGACCACACCCAGTACGACACGGCGTCGGTGCTGCGCCTGATCACGCACCGCTTTGCCCTGCCGACGCTGCCGGGTCTGAAGCAACGCGACGCAGCACTCGTCTCCAACGGCAACAAGCCGATGGGCGACCTGACCAACGCGCTGGACTTCTCGCAGTCGCAATAA